CTGCGAGGCTCGACCAATCGATCAGGTTTACCTGGACTACAGGGAAGGGGACGCTAGGTGGCATCCTCGACATTGAAATGCTTGGTGAATATTTGCCACAACAAAGTTGTTTAATAGGATCACGCGCGTGACCTTTGGCTCTGAACGTGATACTATGACACTCCTTCATACACGTTCACATTTGAAAGCTTATTTGATGGTCACAAGTGAATAATTTTGCAGTAACAAATTTAGTACCTCCTAAATGCTTTGCTTCAAGAAATATGAATTATATTGATGTGGTGTAGGAGACATACAACACATTCAGTGCATTTATATTTTACCAGAAAAAGTGGGCGCTTGTGCGGGACTGTGacgagccttttttttttgccactatCCTTAAATCTACAGATTTGAGACCAATTACAGGAAAAATATGAACCCTCTGTTCATGCAGTGAGAAGCTCCGGTGACTGTTGGGTTGTGTGGGGCACTTCGATGGCAAGGTTTGAGTCCACTCGTCTCCTCAGTGGGAAGAGTTGCCGCAGACAAATAgaaagttgttctgagtgatcACTCTTAATCTGTCATGACAAGCTTCCTTCCTGATGGGAGAAGTTTTTCTCTTGGATGACAAAGTGGTTTGCTGTAAATGGGGTGAATCGTATGTTGCTGCTTTCGTGGGAAACGGATCACAACTAACTAAGTAACTAACTAACGGTGATGGCAGGTGGTGACTGCAGTCTGTAGTCCTCACACATTTCTTCCATTTTAGACACAGCCATCACATTCTCTGATTGGTGTTTCTGCCACATAAACTCGAGCTGATCTTCAAAACTGAGATTTACTGGCATTTAAAAGGCCATCTTACTTTGGGACACTTCAAATGGACAAATTCATAAACTTTGTCCTGAACATTTGAACAATTTTAAGTCTTTTTCATGTCTGTAATGTTGTAACACAATGCTATCACCTGGGATCTCTGCGTCAGGTCTCATAAAAGCACTTAAGCTCATCTCCCAGGAGCCTCAGGAGCTTGTGACTACACCACCATGCACAGGCCTTGTATAGGAAAAGGTTGTACAATGGGTTCCCGTGTCATTTTTACAAACTCATATGCACCTATATAATGTGTCTCATTTAGCTCTTCCAGTGTAATTAATAGTCTCTATGTAGCAACGTTAGAGTCACCAGAAAATACGTAACATGTAGTGACACCGTAGGTAGGGATAAAGTTAGGGAATAAGTAGGACAATGTCTGCCATTTTGGTTGGACACCGATATCTAATAATAGTGTTTATGTTACAAACTTCATGAATTTACACGGAGAGCCTCCGAGCATGTGGAAGCTTTGctctgtgtttacataaagaagCTGATAGGATGCAACTACACATTATCTTGCAGCCTTATGGGATGGTGCTCATTGAAGTGCAGTGAGAGCTGCTCTCTTGCTCTTGATTACATCTCTGGTTACTGTCAAGACTCCTAGATTCACCCAGAGGAATATTGATATGAATAAAAGGGGTGAAggaaattactttattttatttattcaaccTTAATTTAACCAGGAAAACATAACTCTTGCGATTTGAAATCTCTTTCACGAGAGTGCCCTGGCCAGGACAAACTGCGGCTCAATCAGCACTTGATACACAACAGTATACAGATCATTTGCGTACAGCAATGTTCATCGAGAATGTCCCTTATGTATGGGTGAATTGCATGGACAACAACACATAAATCAAAACCAAAGGACATAAAAATATCAGGTGAGGTCATCGATAGTCATCATGGGTCAAACTGGGTTAAGTGTGATCAGCCACAGCACTTGCAGCCTGATGTTTCTGCTTCCAAATTGTTAATAACTTGTTTAAATTTCACAAAAACCAGCTACTCCAGATTCAGCTGTTTCTGCAGCTGATTCCAAGCAAAGGGAGCAGCTTAATTACACAGCCTAGTTCAGTATGGGCTCTAAGGAAAGTTAAAGGAAAACGCCTTGGGAGGGAAGAGAGTAACCTCCCCGTACATTCTTGGGTTGGGAGATAGTGTGGAAACCGACCAAGAACGGCTAAATACAAATACACTAATGTCTGAATCTGACGGTTTGGTTTCTAAGACAAACCAAACCGTCCTACATGAGTACAGTGATGAGTAAGGTCTGTGATGAACCTCAATGCTCCATGGTAACCCGTATCTAAAGCATGCAAGCAGTGCAAAAATGTACTGGATGCATGTAGATTCTATCTTCATAACATACCACCAACATGGAAGTGACCAATCTCTTTTTGGCCTGAAAGGAAAGacgagacttttttttttttttttccaagaagaAACCCTTTTTGCAACTTGAGTTTGCAGCTTTTGATGTCAGATAACAATATGAGCTCATACCATATACTATAAAAGTCAGGATGGAATGATTGAGCGTCtcaatttttttctaaatctaaGATGCATTTTCCTCCTTTGGAAAACGCATCTAATAAAACCTGCTGACAATCTTAAAAAGAAAACCTTACTTTGCTACAACTGTTAACAACGCTTTACAACTGCTGCTTTTTATAACAGCTGAGAAGACGGATGCTGAGCAGTGTAATCTCCATGTCTATTAAATGTATTTCATGTTAAATCGTCATGTCATAAGTGGTGGGGGTAAAATGACTTAAAACTCTTCAAATTTTGAGAACTTAACACTTCCAAGGAGAATATAATTGCAATCCtaacatttttagttatttcCCTCAACTGCTGATAACCTGAGCTGCATGTGCAAACGGTGCCAATTAAGCAGAACTGGCTCTATCTGACTGAGATAAGGCAGGGTCATGCTGCTTTCGTTAGATAAACCAGCCACGGCACACCATGTTTCCATCTTAGACAAACCATCCACAAAATCGCTGCTTGAAAACAGTCTGAAAAATTAAGGAGGAGGGGGGAAAGGCCTAGAAAGACTGAAGTGGCCTAAAAGCAACTGTGAGCAGCACATGCTGAAAGTCGGAAGTTCGAGCTTCGGCCCCATTAGTTTTCTATCTGCTCTTCGCTCCACCTTGCAAGGGGCTGTGATGAGGTTGTGCTCCTTAGAATGTGTTTTGTGATTTACACCCTCTGATAAGAGCCGGAGATGCTTCCCCCTGCGGGGCAACTGGACAGAAGTGTCCAGTGAGCCTTAGCAGACCTCTGGTACGATAGGGAAATGAACACGCCGTAGAAGTGAATGCGGGCCTCTAATGCCCACTTAATGTGCGAAAAATGTCTGAGTGGCAGAAGTGAAAAGATCACATTACAAAGATGTACAGAAGGGGAAGAGGTCCAACGCAAAACACTAAAGCGGTTTGAGCTGCAGCTTTAATTGTCAAAAAATAAGCTCAGTGAATTAGGACCGGGGATACACAGTTTAATGTCAGTATTCTGCTCTTTGTCAGTTTGTGCAGATTAAGTGCAGTCCCACAAGGAGACAACTCCAACAAACCCCTTTTACACCTAATGCCCAGGCCATATATCATTAGACTTAACATCCTAATCCTCTGGAGTGCTGCCTGAAAACAGATTATTGTGTGGAAGAACTGCCCATTTGCTTTGCATCAAGGGGCAAAGGCAAAACTGAAAATTACTTTTTGTCGTTTTCAACTTCTTGttttcaactgtttttttttttgctgattaaGTTGTGTCCAGTATGTTACTGTAGGCCAGGGGTCAAGGACCTTTTTCAGCCCCAGATCTGCCGCTCAGCCTTGGTTAAAGACAGGGTCTATCTACTAACCTGCCAAAGTGAAGAAGGCAGCTCAGACTTTATGTCCAGCTTGAGGTATTTTATGACCTCAAGCTGGACAGGCATGcggtttatatttatatttatattccaTCATATGAATAGAGGTCTaccaaaaacaaaagcaaggGTTCCACATCTTTTCACGACACAATTGGAGGGCAAAACAGAGTGAATGTTTCTGTAGTCCGTGTGATGACTGTGTCATACCGACAGCAAGTCTTAGGCAGTCCGTGAGTCTGTCTGTCAGCAAAGTAGCTCGTGTACTCCGATTTGATGATTTTCAGCTGTAAAAAGGTCTACAACAGCGGGAAGCAGATCCAAAATAGGCAGCTACTCTTAATGCACAGCCGGTCGGGAGAGGACACTAATGTCTGCAATTAATAATCCACAACAGCACCCTGTCTCTGGAGCTGGCTTTCAGACTGTCAGTTTAGCAAATGGACAATCCCGATATCTGCTCCACTTGGCCAAATCAAACACGTGGTTGAACTTGGCAGCTACCTGATTTTCTCTCAATGCGCTGTGTGGTTTATCTTTCACCGACTGTCATCTTTAAAGAGTTCCCATGGGTCATATGTTCATGCAGACAGGTACGACCGATAAATTATGTTCAGAAAATTGTACTAAAAATGGCGTCCGTGAGGATAGAGGTTGCACTGCACTTTTTTTTAGCCCAAAACATGATCATTTTAACCACACTTAAGAAGTTTTGATGTTCAACCGAAACCATGTGACGTTACTGCCcgaacccaaccaggaagtgacaaaaggtGCGTCAGTAAAGTTTTGCATTATTGACTGAATGCCACTCGGAAGGGAAAACGCAGCTGTCACACCTGTTGGTTTTCGATCCCCCGTCACTCAAAAAGACGTATGCTTTAAAGTTGTGTATGTAGCCGCACCATCAACTCCCTTtgtggcttattaaaagaatgaattaaaaatgacagattgttGGAAGACTCATTGCTTTGTTGGGAAGCCGTCTTTAAAAAGCTGACAGCGATTTTCTCTTTTAGCTACAACTGATGGCACTAAACATGAAGTACACTGTAGCCAACAACCATACCTTTGGTCATTCTTCTTATATGACCCTCTCTAAAAGTTGATTCTTTATTAATAAGTTGTTTAAATTGtacattgtttttttgtgcaatcttctatttaactttttttttcaaaatttacaTCAAACCTTAACAATTTGCGTTTCATCCTATGAAGTAAATGTTGCCTTGAATAGAATGACCAAAACCTCACCATGAAAATGATACATTTTATAAATGTGAACTACTACAGTTCGACAGTACTTTCTTCATATCTTTAATCGCACAAACTGTTACCTTTACTTTGTTATTTTACAGAGTAGATGAACTAATATGTATAATTTAAGAAGTCCTTGTTTTTCCACATTTCAGCTGCGCTAAGAGTGTGAGTCATGCTGACAACTATCTATTAACCCACCTGACTGTTTCACATTTGCAGCGGCAGTGATTCAGCCTTCACCACAACTGTTGATATTACAGCCATACAGCTGACCTCAGCAGAAGTCATCTTAAGTTCATATTACCATAGTCGGATCTCATGTTCCCAGACAAAATGACCCTCTGGTTGAAGGCCATTTCTCATCCCACGTCACAGCTAATCTACTCCACTGGCATGCTGTCCTTTAACCGAAACCAGATGCAGAGAGTCGATGGAGGATGAGCCCCCAATTAAAGTCACTGTTTTGCTTTGTGGAAAGAGGAGGCAAACAGTTTTCTGAAAAGACCCATTAAACATCATCTGCTAATGGCATCATAAATTCCAAATCGCCAATAaatgctttgttgttgttgtgtttactACATCGCTAAATACTAAGAATAACTAACACGCTTACTtcggtgagaaaaaaaaaatgcaaccaCAGGTTACCTTCACCAATATTTTATTGGATGAATGTAAAAACTGATCCGtttcagtctgagaaccaggaAATCAGCGAAGAACTAAGGGGTGTGAAGTCTAGAAAGTGGAATTATGCAGATGGTGACAGGGCTTGAAGACTGGTCTTGACGGCTGCTAGGTTTCCCTTCCAGGAGCTGAGCCTGTCGTGCagctgctgccactgctgctTGCCAAAGGTGCGGTGTGTGCTGTGGCTGAGTGAACAGAGACAGAAAAGCAAGGCCAAGGTCACACCTCACAGCAACAGTACACGGAAGTATGAAAAACATGCATCCGAGACTGCATTTCAGTCACAGACAGAGTACTCAGTCATCGCTGTGTAGCGCCAGAGTCATGTGAATTTCAAAAGAAAGAATCTAACTGAAGAAAAATGACTTCACAAACTGTGGAAGTAGCTGCATGCAACTTCCTATATCATTCCTTTGCTGTTTGGGCATCACTAGTTCAACTCTCAAAAGAGTACTAAAAACCTGCTTAGAGGAGCCCATGACTACTGATTGTTGGGTGAAAGCCTGAGGAGTCAGTTTTAATAAAGGTTTTCAAATTTGGATCACTTGGCCTTTGGTCTGACAATTTCGTATAAGTGGCTCTGACAGCTCAACTTTTTCCActtgaaatgatgaaaaaaaagttttatcttTCTAAATTTAGGGCTCTCAGAGAAAAGTTACTCACAGTAAGTTCTCTAAGATGGTAGAATGGAGACACTTACCTCACAACGACTTTGCGCTGCGTCTGGTCGATTTTGCAGTACACCATTTTGGTCCGTACAGCTGAACAgagataaacaaaaacaaaacgagAGAACATTAAAGGTTTGCGCCGGGTGACCAATGGTTGCTGCTGCACAACGGATACTGCTTAGGCTTCTCTGACTCCAACTTGCTCTGAGACAATACAGACAAAGAAAATCTCACAAAAAAATCCAAGCAGCAGCGTTTTCTAAGCTAGTTGCTGCAGCTGctctccaccagctgagagactAACCGGCGTGATGGGGCTGAATGGCTGGAACCACAACTGAAAAGTAACGGTATTTTCCATTCAATTAAAAATCTTTTAGCTGATGGCAACTTATCGAAGAGCCTTATTAGCTTCAGCTTGTGTTACAGGTGGGAtgaaataaaagtttttttcGTTTACAATATGAAAACTCCTTATTCTTGTTGTCAACACAAAATGCTTGATAGTGTAAGCCAAATTCACCCATTCACCTACACACTCATGTATTGCTTGTGTTATACCACACTGGGCGCATATCCCTAATAAGCCGACACACAAACCAGCAAGCACATCAGGGCATTGTGAGGTTCTGTAAACTGTCCACGAACAAGACACTGAACAACACTGAAGGCCGACGCTGGTCTTAAAACGTTCAGTGAACTGGGCTTACATACAACATTATGAATTTCTATCAGCAACTGCATCTTATCAGCGAGTGGATTGCATGTTTGAAGAGTGTGGACGGCAAGGTTTTTGTACCATCGATGACGAAAGCCTCGACGTCATCAGCTCCGATCTGCAGTTCCTGCTGCATGGTGTCGAAGGGGATCTCCTTGAATTCTGCCGCCATGCCCATGAACGTCAGCAGGCGCATCTTGGCCATATTTTGCTCGTGAGAGAGACCTGAGGAGCAGTATGTAGGGATCATTAAGCACCAAACAGTCACAGTCAATTACTCTGCAGTCAGGGAGGTTCCCTGTAATAAAATGTTCAACATTTAGGAGCAACAGGGGAATCTACTTAACACAAACAGAACTCCATATTGTCTGTTTTGAGAGCCCCTCCTACacctgctctaattacactTATTGCTTTTTGTGGCAATGAAGGGAAAgcaataacagaaaaaaaaaagcttacagaCACATTCTTGCACTGTGTCAACGCTATACAAGTAAACCCTAAGTATTCAAGACAGAAAAATTCTAaactacacacacaaacatctgcCTTACGTTCATAACACCTGAAGTACATTTTTTAGTTTCTGTGTTCATGGACGCTTTGATGCAACTAACACCATGTGGCTACTTACCAAGAGAGTCAATAAAGTCTTTGTTATTTTGGTAAAATTTGACGTACGCGGCTAGTTTTGCGCTCACAAAGATGGTTAATAGctgaaaagaaaggagaaaaaaaagaaatgtcattATGGAACTGTGAAACGCGGCTGTTGGAATCATGACCACCAAACATTCTCATAATCAAGTTCAGACTTATCAATAACTTTAGAGATCTCACATTACGTTTCTGTCACAACTCTGAAGATATGTGCACACTCTCCTAACAATAGATTTTCTTTGTCTTCACCTGCTCAGCTGATAATGTGCCTGCCACCATGTTGATAATCATCCCTCATTATTAACCATTCACCAATTTGGCATCGAGTTGTGCTTGTTTTAACTTTCACCGACACTACAGGTTAAAACTTCATTATACTGGATGTACTTTGAGAGCTATTGTAGACTTGAAAAGTCACATGTTCTATTGAATTCATAACTGAATGATTTTATTGAAAGGACAGCCCATTGAGATTTGTCATCCGACGATCAAGTCGttccaaaacacacaaactatgATAAAGAACAGTTTAAGGAAAAACTGATTGGTTGATGAGGGCACTCTTGTTGTCTTGCCTACATTTAATTACACTGACTGAACATCCTTTTGCACTCACATCATGGATGAGTTCTCCCTCCAGGAAGCGAACAGGTTTCAGGGTGAGCAGGTGGTCAAATAGGAAGGTGTTGGGGTCTTTGAGAGCACGGACGATACATCTAAAAGAGAAGGGACGCAGATGTATGCTTAGTATAAAAGGAGAGTCGCCGTTTTGTGACTTCACGACAATTGTTGACAAGTTCTGCAAGTTCACCTGTGGGCATCAACACGTGCTTGAGAAGCATTGTCTTCTGTGTAACTCCCCAGCAGCTCAACCATCACTTTTGCTGCAGCCTCACTATAAAACAGGTGATTAAATGTTAAAGATATTgtcacccccctccccccatgcCCAATGCACGTGTatgcataaaaataaaaaaaataaaggcatCTACCTTTTCTTGCAGTCCACCAAAGCTTCATACACCAGCCTCAAAAGTGTGTGCTTCTTCTCTGTGTTCAGGTTCCAGTCAACAATCCATTTGCGCACCTGATTCGAAgccaaaacacaacaacagtCAACAGTGCAGACAGTCAAAGTCTAGACCGGGAGATACACAACGTGTCTTCTGATTTAAGCAGCACAGACAAAGTGCTTTTAATGATGAAAAATAGACATACCTGATCAAGTTCAGTGGGGATAAAGACAATAGCATTACAGGTGGCAGCCACCTTGATGAGGCTACAGAAGACAGTGTATCTCACTGGAGTGTTCTCATCCATGCCATGGAACAGGTTACTCAGCCTATTGTGTCACAACATTAGAGAGATAAGCAGTTGTTCTTTTAAGAGTTAAGGGCTTACTTTGACAGACAAAAAGAGAAATGGGACTCACAGCTGCATTCTGAGGGAGGGTCTCTCTCCTTCACGAGACTTCACCAGTTTCTCACATAAACTTTCAATAAGAGCCTCCTGCTTTTCTGTCTCCAGGATCAACAGCAACGACACAATGCTGTTCATGACACTCTCGACATCTGCAGAGAAGCAGACTGATGACTACGGGCCACGAGAAATCGCTTTTAACCTGCAGCATTTTCAGTGCGTCGCACACAAATAGGACATATTCGTGGAACATTAACAAATGCATGATTTGTAACATTTGTATGAGATCATTTAATTTAGGCAATAATGAGCAGCAGAGTACTTAAGTGTGATTATCACTAactttttttgtgcgtctggtaACACAAGTTGAAAAATTACCTAATATCTTTAAATGTCCATTATTTAGTGCTTGTCCAATTCTAAGTAAAAAGCAGTTTCTAAGATGTGGGGGAGCTCTTGTCGCCTACCTTTATCGTCATCTTTGAGGCACACGTCACATGCCTCGATAATCTGAGCCAGATCAACATGAAGTCCACCTTCTGCATTCTCCTCTGAGATGTCAGCTCCTTTGGACTTCATGTAGGCTCTCAGCtctgaagcctgaaatgttAGAGCGAGAAATTATTCATCCTGGTGGTTAAACAAACATATCCGCACAAAGGATGCTAAGCTACACCAATGAAAACGATTCAAAACATACAGCCATATGGCCTTTTATCTTAATTCCCCAAATATTGCACAGCAGAAAGTTATGGTAGACTAACAGACAATTCTCAGGGTTTAACTGAACATAAGTTGTATCTACTGTACTACGTTTAGCCACAAAAAAGCTTTCggtaacttgttttttttacatgtagcTTCATGCAGACTAAACGGCTAGCGTTCTTTGCTAGTTTAGCTATATTTACGACATTTGTCACAACTTTGGGCACATTGGTTGTAGCTATGAAACGACCAACAATTATTATCGTCGACGAAATTACAAACAACCTATCCAGAATGTGTGTTAAATTATATAGCTACTCATAATTTGTGGTTATACACATTCAGCAAATAGCTCACAGCATGTACAGGACCTGTcagctgctaaaaaaaaaaaacggtacgGTTAGCATTTTAGCTAACTAGCATGCTAGGTTACCCGGTTAGGTAGTTTTCATTTAAGAACTCTTTTGTTGGTAGAACCAcgctaaaatgtttttaaaatatgTCTCGTACCTGGTCTTCTTCTGTTATATCGATGAATGCCGGAACGCTCATTTTCGGTGTTTCTGTGAGCCCAGATGATGAAATCCACGCTCCCACCAATGCTGAGATCCGACCGGAAAAGAAAGGCCAGCCGTACCGGTGACACGCTTGCTCTTCCGGGTCATGTTGTTAAAGCCGCAGTTGCCTGAAGTGAACGGCGTCTCATTCATAATACATCCGTGGTCTCATTGTTATGTCTTTTCGGAGGTCATAGTTTTTATATTGTAACTTTTAAAAACTACGAGTATCGTTAATCTGCGCATGCATTAGGCTGTAGATGTTCAAGGAATGTCCACATGTGCTTGAAAAATCCCCATAAGTCCTTTACAGCTTTCTTCAAATGCCAGACAACCTCCTAAACTTTATTACTTACTTAGACTTCCCCTTACGTTCATTCTTCTTCATCTAAATTTCTGTCTCCTCTCGGGAAGATTTATCTTGAATGTCTTGGATTAGAGTTTCTGAGGCGATCCCTCGGGAGGTTATCTGATTGAGCTGCAGGCCGTCTTTGGGGACCACCATGGAAGGCCTGATCCAGAGCTTTCCAACGTGGAGACACTGTCAGTGTCAGAGGGCACCTCTCCTCCACCACAAACCCACTGACCTATGGATGCACGTGTTTGCCCCCTTTACCAAATGGGATCCTGTATATTGTTACTATGGTGGGTCACTTAGTGATTGAGGTGAGCAGGGCATGTCGAGCAAAAGGTCACCATAAAGCTATGGAGTCGGGTTACTAACATTCGGGTGATGTGCAGGCTATGAGGATACCGTGGAGTGCTTTTCATTTCAAAGCTAACCTGCTCACAGTTCATCTGTCAGGGAAATATGTGTAATTTGGAAACTCATAGGTTATGGAGACTCATCATGCCATGTCCTAATTCCTTAAAAGCCTGCTTGTCACATATTTCTCCTTGCAGTTACAGAAAGGGAACTTAACTCTTTTACATTCATCAGGATACACACTACCTCAAAACAGTGTGCTGAGGGGAAATGGAGTGTTTCACCACAGAACTCATTGAATGCGTCATTCTGTTGGGAAGTCAAGTGCCTGGTACCAAATCCCACCTTCACTCTCTCCCTGCCCTTGCATGTTGTCATTGCAAAGAATTTATAGCCGTTTCTCCATAAGTGTGCTTGTGTAACTCTGAGGCTTTCATTATCTGATTAACAACTGTTGTCAAGAGCCTG
This Odontesthes bonariensis isolate fOdoBon6 chromosome 1, fOdoBon6.hap1, whole genome shotgun sequence DNA region includes the following protein-coding sequences:
- the eif3m gene encoding eukaryotic translation initiation factor 3 subunit M, which encodes MSVPAFIDITEEDQASELRAYMKSKGADISEENAEGGLHVDLAQIIEACDVCLKDDDKDVESVMNSIVSLLLILETEKQEALIESLCEKLVKSREGERPSLRMQLLSNLFHGMDENTPVRYTVFCSLIKVAATCNAIVFIPTELDQVRKWIVDWNLNTEKKHTLLRLVYEALVDCKKSEAAAKVMVELLGSYTEDNASQARVDAHRCIVRALKDPNTFLFDHLLTLKPVRFLEGELIHDLLTIFVSAKLAAYVKFYQNNKDFIDSLGLSHEQNMAKMRLLTFMGMAAEFKEIPFDTMQQELQIGADDVEAFVIDAVRTKMVYCKIDQTQRKVVVSHSTHRTFGKQQWQQLHDRLSSWKGNLAAVKTSLQALSPSA